One region of Natrinema salaciae genomic DNA includes:
- a CDS encoding segregation and condensation protein A, translating into MTSDGSSSDASGDRSEPDDDGIPLHIAGHEDRERPGDASPDSQPNGESDGDGDRDPQSGDSVLEFTDVEMAPSGDDGDGDDDEEAVEPVELLVQLAKDGEIDPWDIDVVRVTDKFLAAIEDVDLRTSGRALFYASVLLRMKSDELFATDEPDEEELPPWEAPFADDGTMDAESDDRDYPPGFDPVENLEEEMERRLERKHARGKPETLDELVRELRTAERDTWWKESRSYDTSGSPTGYDRGVQELNYHSGDDFRVDDEPTSDDVTHTTHEEDIEAVIDDVEGELERHYDEGRDEVLYAEIDEVGGTRVMTYLALLFLAHRGRVTLEQDELFGDLWVQRVTVDAEPEEATAD; encoded by the coding sequence ATGACTAGCGATGGCTCCTCGAGCGACGCGAGCGGCGACCGGAGCGAGCCGGACGACGACGGGATTCCGCTGCACATCGCCGGCCACGAGGACCGCGAGCGACCCGGGGACGCGAGTCCGGACTCTCAACCGAACGGCGAAAGCGACGGCGACGGCGACCGCGACCCCCAGAGTGGCGACTCGGTCCTCGAGTTCACGGACGTGGAGATGGCCCCGTCGGGAGACGACGGCGACGGCGACGACGACGAGGAAGCGGTCGAACCGGTCGAACTGCTCGTCCAGCTCGCGAAAGACGGCGAGATCGATCCGTGGGACATCGACGTCGTTCGGGTCACCGACAAGTTCCTCGCCGCGATCGAGGACGTCGACCTGCGGACGTCCGGACGGGCGCTGTTCTACGCGAGCGTCCTCCTGCGGATGAAAAGCGACGAGCTGTTCGCGACCGACGAGCCCGACGAGGAGGAGCTTCCGCCGTGGGAAGCGCCCTTCGCCGACGACGGGACGATGGACGCGGAGAGCGACGACCGGGACTACCCGCCGGGGTTCGACCCCGTCGAGAACCTCGAGGAAGAGATGGAGCGACGCCTCGAACGCAAGCACGCCCGCGGGAAGCCGGAGACGCTGGACGAACTGGTCCGCGAACTGCGCACCGCCGAGCGCGACACCTGGTGGAAGGAATCGCGCAGTTACGACACCAGCGGCTCGCCGACGGGGTACGACCGCGGCGTCCAGGAGCTGAACTACCACTCCGGCGACGACTTCCGGGTCGACGACGAACCGACCAGCGACGACGTCACCCACACGACTCACGAGGAGGACATCGAGGCGGTCATCGACGACGTCGAGGGCGAACTCGAGCGTCACTACGACGAAGGCCGCGACGAGGTGCTGTACGCCGAGATCGACGAAGTCGGCGGCACGCGCGTGATGACCTATCTCGCGCTGCTGTTCCTGGCTCACCGGGGACGGGTCACGCTCGAGCAGGACGAACTGTTCGGCGACCTCTGGGTCCAGCGGGTGACGGTGGACGCGGAGCCCGAAGAGGCGACCGCCGACTGA